The proteins below are encoded in one region of Deinococcus budaensis:
- a CDS encoding PEGA domain-containing protein encodes YPVRVQAPGFRDYTTTITVRAGATTNLNVEFAVPVAVTPVQSAPVQVAPAQPGAAVVLDLFRSLLGAITGTQVQDPARSAYDQKVAELQREGYALQGTRQTTTGYQGTLVRAGSSATLTVARGADRTLSVQVTETTLYRY; translated from the coding sequence TACCCGGTGCGGGTGCAGGCGCCCGGCTTCCGCGACTACACCACCACCATCACCGTCCGTGCCGGCGCCACCACCAACCTCAACGTCGAGTTCGCCGTGCCGGTCGCCGTGACTCCGGTCCAGTCGGCCCCGGTGCAGGTGGCTCCGGCCCAGCCGGGCGCGGCGGTCGTGCTCGACCTCTTCCGCAGCCTGCTGGGCGCCATCACGGGGACCCAGGTGCAGGACCCGGCCCGCAGCGCCTACGACCAGAAGGTCGCGGAGTTGCAGCGCGAAGGCTACGCGCTTCAGGGCACCCGTCAGACGACCACCGGCTACCAGGGCACCCTGGTCCGCGCCGGGAGCAGCGCGACCCTCACCGTGGCGCGCGGCGCCGACCGGACCCTCAGCGTGCAGGTCACCGAGACCACCCTCTACCGCTACTGA